Proteins encoded within one genomic window of Candidatus Obscuribacter sp.:
- a CDS encoding DUF1501 domain-containing protein, producing the protein MDRREFLKAFGGAALAGLAPACLAQLLPSSAVTAFALDGKVNTTNKVVVLFLRGAIDGLSVVVPYGDPRYYQVRPKIAIAKPGEELGAIKLDGTFGLHPSLAPLMPLWQNKTLSFHLNCGSPDPTRSHFDAQDYMESGVPGTKVVPSGWMNRLLSQLPNNGSPVRALNVGTTTPRILQGPIASATYAPSPKRKPSMVESPYIARAFEKMYDGRKDDLGNAFAQGMEARATITEKLSDQGTPEQMQQMTAADQGAIQATKFTGFGRQLGKLIREEPKVQVAFVDLGGFDTHVNQGNGKGQLANHLNVLGTGLSELATALGPTYQNTLVLVMSEFGRTVKENGNAGTDHGHGNFIWMMGGAVAGGKLHGNWDGIGQNSLYEGRDLPVLTDFRSVVGPMVAEHMGLSKVQLANIFPDYKLNYSTGTSLLKS; encoded by the coding sequence ATGGATAGAAGAGAGTTTTTAAAAGCATTTGGTGGTGCGGCCCTGGCAGGACTGGCACCGGCTTGCCTGGCACAGCTTTTGCCATCGTCGGCAGTGACAGCTTTTGCCCTGGATGGCAAGGTCAATACCACTAACAAAGTGGTCGTATTGTTTTTGCGCGGAGCTATCGATGGTCTCAGCGTTGTTGTACCTTATGGCGATCCGCGTTACTACCAGGTGCGCCCCAAAATAGCCATTGCCAAACCCGGTGAAGAGCTAGGCGCAATCAAACTGGATGGCACTTTTGGTTTGCATCCCAGCCTGGCACCACTAATGCCTCTATGGCAAAACAAAACTCTGTCCTTCCATCTCAATTGCGGCTCACCAGATCCCACACGCTCACATTTTGACGCCCAAGACTATATGGAGAGTGGAGTCCCCGGCACCAAAGTAGTGCCCTCTGGCTGGATGAATCGTCTACTCAGCCAATTGCCTAATAACGGCTCACCTGTGCGCGCTCTCAATGTCGGCACCACTACACCCCGCATCCTGCAAGGACCGATTGCCAGCGCCACCTATGCACCGTCGCCCAAGCGCAAACCATCCATGGTGGAGAGTCCATATATCGCCAGAGCCTTCGAAAAGATGTACGACGGACGCAAAGACGATCTTGGCAATGCTTTTGCTCAAGGTATGGAAGCAAGAGCAACCATCACCGAAAAGCTCTCAGATCAAGGCACTCCTGAGCAAATGCAACAAATGACAGCAGCCGACCAGGGGGCAATTCAAGCCACCAAATTTACTGGTTTTGGCAGACAGCTGGGCAAATTAATTCGCGAAGAACCAAAGGTACAGGTAGCTTTTGTCGACCTTGGTGGCTTTGATACCCATGTCAATCAAGGCAATGGCAAAGGTCAACTGGCTAACCATCTCAATGTACTGGGCACTGGTCTCTCCGAATTAGCGACAGCCCTTGGTCCGACCTACCAAAATACCCTTGTACTGGTCATGTCCGAATTTGGCCGCACTGTCAAAGAAAACGGAAACGCCGGCACAGATCATGGTCACGGCAACTTTATCTGGATGATGGGAGGGGCTGTGGCTGGTGGCAAACTGCACGGCAACTGGGATGGCATCGGTCAAAACAGCTTATATGAGGGTCGTGATTTGCCTGTACTGACAGACTTCCGCAGCGTAGTCGGTCCCATGGTGGCAGAGCACATGGGCTTGTCCAAAGTACAACTAGCTAACATCTTCCCCGACTACAAGCTCAATTACAGCACCGGCACAAGTCTCCTTAAGAGTTAG
- a CDS encoding TIGR03862 family flavoprotein, with protein sequence MSSPSPNSSNTSSSNTNSSNQPKAPGALANRTVAIIGGGPAGLMAAEVLVNAGLKVDVYESMPTLGRKFLRAGLGGLNITHSEPYKDFCTRYGENQSAMQAFIDHFTPTELRQWVHALGIETFVGSSGRVFPKEMKAAPLLRTWVHRLKKAGVNFYHNHLWTGYADDNSLKLDAPGGAITIKPDAVVLALGGASWPQLGSTGTWTPWLQEQGIKIAPWQPANCGFDVEWSDLLKQKFDHTPLKSVAITFKDTNGKTETRQGELLICDYGVEGSLIYAFSKGLRQTISLHGQATFTLDLLPGRTADKVLSDLSRPRKSRTMTRHLQSCLGDNALKRNLLYEVLSRQQMEDARTLTKFIKALPITVKATRPIAEAISTAGGVCFDALDQNLMLKVLPGTFVAGEMIDWEAPTGGYLLTGCFATGKQAGQGVINWLLCSEKNH encoded by the coding sequence ATGTCTAGCCCCAGTCCCAATAGCTCCAATACCAGTAGCTCCAATACCAATAGCTCCAATCAGCCCAAAGCGCCAGGTGCCTTAGCCAACCGCACCGTCGCCATAATTGGTGGTGGTCCAGCAGGTTTAATGGCGGCAGAAGTGCTAGTCAATGCAGGGTTAAAGGTCGATGTCTATGAATCCATGCCAACACTTGGTCGCAAATTTTTGCGCGCCGGTCTCGGTGGTCTAAACATCACGCACAGCGAGCCATACAAAGATTTTTGCACTCGCTATGGCGAGAACCAGAGCGCAATGCAAGCCTTTATTGATCATTTCACTCCAACCGAGTTGAGGCAGTGGGTGCACGCACTAGGCATTGAGACTTTTGTGGGTTCATCTGGTCGTGTCTTTCCAAAGGAGATGAAAGCCGCTCCGCTACTGCGCACATGGGTGCACAGACTAAAAAAAGCTGGGGTCAACTTTTATCACAACCACCTCTGGACTGGATATGCGGATGATAACAGCCTCAAGCTCGATGCCCCCGGGGGAGCAATCACGATTAAACCTGATGCCGTGGTACTGGCTCTTGGTGGTGCCAGCTGGCCGCAACTAGGCTCGACTGGTACATGGACACCCTGGTTACAAGAGCAGGGCATCAAAATTGCACCGTGGCAGCCAGCAAACTGTGGTTTTGATGTGGAATGGAGTGACCTCCTCAAACAAAAATTCGACCATACACCGCTCAAGTCAGTGGCAATCACTTTTAAAGATACTAATGGCAAGACAGAGACCAGGCAAGGAGAGTTGCTTATCTGCGACTACGGCGTCGAGGGCAGTCTCATTTATGCATTCTCAAAGGGTCTACGTCAGACGATAAGTCTCCATGGTCAGGCGACATTTACACTGGATCTCTTGCCAGGACGCACAGCGGACAAAGTCTTGTCCGATTTATCGCGCCCGCGCAAATCTCGCACGATGACGCGGCATCTGCAATCTTGCCTGGGAGACAACGCCCTCAAGCGCAACTTGCTATACGAAGTCTTAAGCCGGCAGCAAATGGAAGACGCCCGCACTCTCACTAAATTTATCAAAGCACTGCCGATAACAGTCAAAGCCACTCGACCAATTGCCGAAGCAATCAGCACCGCTGGCGGTGTGTGCTTTGATGCACTGGACCAAAATCTAATGCTCAAAGTGTTACCAGGCACTTTTGTAGCAGGCGAAATGATCGATTGGGAAGCGCCAACCGGGGGCTATTTACTGACAGGCTGCTTTGCCACGGGCAAACAAGCCGGACAGGGTGTAATTAATTGGTTACTGTGCTCTGAGAAAAACCATTGA
- a CDS encoding tetratricopeptide repeat protein: MPENWELLKIFAENALVNNDLKSAEEYLWQSIEKATETKSLIKVTLCMETLADLYYRTRRFSEAEAVYNDCVEKQIEALGLDHPEIAITLNKLANCQSFQNKLPQAEDSLKQALLINLIVFGQSNPQTITTIKNLSSIYSRQGKVFNLNEVSNWSNLPQHSEPKEQSICKTCHRPFTGHQCAACTQLRMVAIKTEDLERLKVVCATRDIRAGTIVSLAYVHLDFRMASKFDVFFETKHVLGKVTTGLIPQGYALRLSDVEM; encoded by the coding sequence GTGCCAGAAAACTGGGAACTACTCAAAATATTTGCAGAAAACGCGCTGGTTAACAACGACCTCAAAAGCGCGGAAGAATATCTATGGCAATCAATAGAGAAAGCCACAGAGACAAAGTCTCTAATCAAGGTCACGCTCTGCATGGAGACACTAGCCGATCTCTATTACAGGACACGCAGATTTAGTGAGGCAGAGGCCGTTTATAACGATTGTGTCGAAAAACAAATCGAAGCCCTCGGTCTCGACCACCCCGAAATAGCAATTACCTTAAACAAGCTGGCTAATTGCCAGAGCTTTCAAAACAAATTGCCACAGGCAGAAGACAGCTTAAAACAAGCGCTTCTGATAAATCTCATTGTCTTTGGGCAGTCTAATCCACAGACCATAACAACCATCAAAAATCTGAGCAGTATTTATAGCAGGCAAGGTAAAGTCTTTAATCTCAATGAAGTATCAAACTGGAGCAACCTGCCCCAGCACAGCGAGCCAAAAGAACAGTCCATTTGCAAAACCTGCCACAGACCATTTACAGGTCACCAGTGTGCTGCTTGTACACAACTCCGCATGGTGGCAATAAAAACTGAAGATCTCGAACGACTCAAAGTAGTTTGTGCCACTAGAGATATTCGCGCAGGCACCATAGTCTCGCTCGCCTACGTCCACCTGGATTTTAGAATGGCTTCTAAATTTGATGTCTTTTTTGAGACCAAGCATGTGCTGGGCAAAGTGACAACTGGACTGATTCCACAGGGTTATGCCTTGAGACTTTCTGATGTCGAGATGTAG
- a CDS encoding alpha/beta hydrolase, whose amino-acid sequence MRVKHAGPFFGHDKATHPVAWGAMSGLDSGQFDYAIHKKPEQDDYQSLIEDLYERMKDGKELMVYLHGYSHSFNKLIGNVELFHRLYIDPPQSTIGHLLTFSWPSAGNFWQYHYDREMCTASAHQLMAFARDLHKYPTHLTDSERAEFLSRVNLAAGSMGVFLLQEFAQLWAQEGDIRPTFNEVVQAGSDVPFDVYHDKGPMTSVPRLARRVHIYHSQKDNLLHRSRIVNRINRLGLSGWDKDTIDSDKLVFVDCLEPTVYTLRDRMYGKQRAERTYHTLHNYMERCPEIMEDIIEILRHEPEHGIKGRVKNSVLGAPKTQGNLYKLLAQPDITERHKDDYPVWL is encoded by the coding sequence ATGCGAGTCAAGCATGCTGGACCGTTTTTTGGTCATGACAAGGCGACACATCCGGTTGCCTGGGGTGCCATGAGTGGACTGGATAGCGGTCAGTTTGATTACGCTATCCACAAAAAGCCTGAGCAAGATGACTACCAGAGCTTAATAGAGGACCTTTATGAGCGCATGAAGGACGGCAAAGAGCTGATGGTCTACCTGCATGGCTATTCACATTCGTTTAACAAGCTCATCGGTAATGTTGAACTGTTTCACCGTCTTTATATCGACCCGCCCCAGTCAACTATTGGTCACCTGCTTACTTTTAGCTGGCCATCTGCGGGCAATTTTTGGCAATATCACTATGATCGTGAGATGTGCACAGCCTCGGCTCATCAACTCATGGCTTTTGCCCGTGATTTGCATAAATATCCCACTCATCTGACCGATAGCGAAAGAGCTGAGTTTTTGTCTCGGGTCAATCTAGCGGCTGGCTCAATGGGTGTATTTTTGTTGCAAGAGTTTGCCCAACTCTGGGCTCAAGAGGGTGATATCAGACCGACTTTTAATGAAGTGGTGCAGGCTGGATCTGATGTGCCTTTTGATGTCTATCATGACAAAGGACCCATGACCAGTGTGCCAAGGTTAGCCAGGCGTGTGCACATTTATCACAGTCAAAAGGACAATCTTTTGCACCGCTCACGGATAGTCAACCGCATCAATCGTCTGGGCTTATCAGGCTGGGACAAAGACACCATAGATAGTGACAAGCTTGTCTTTGTCGATTGTCTGGAGCCGACAGTCTATACATTGCGTGATCGTATGTACGGTAAGCAGAGAGCGGAGCGCACATATCACACGCTGCATAATTATATGGAGCGGTGCCCGGAAATAATGGAAGACATAATCGAGATATTGAGGCATGAGCCTGAGCATGGTATCAAAGGTAGGGTCAAAAACTCTGTGCTGGGTGCACCCAAAACTCAAGGCAATCTCTACAAGTTACTTGCTCAGCCCGACATTACCGAGCGCCATAAAGATGACTATCCGGTTTGGTTGTAA
- a CDS encoding FAD-dependent oxidoreductase, with amino-acid sequence MGITKWDPWQITYGGKMSDRIVIVGGGFAGVKCARTLRKLLPDNCDIVLFNRENHMVFHPLLAEVVSATVQPKDVGAPLRQLLKGVQCRTEDVTNIVPDSKQIFYEAHDGQVRPMDFSHLVLTCGNTVNLSLVPGMDEHAFPLKTIGDALALQAHVMEQLEKAEVCENPEKKKWYLTFIVVGGGFSGVEVAGEINDLVRKSRKYFHHIKEEDIKVVIVHSKDALLPEVGESLRQFARVEMEKAGVTVMLKATAAMATNEGLRLNDGTLIRGGTVVCTIGTTTTPLIGKINLPKQYGRLITEPDMSLPGLPSIWALGDCAAVVNAQDGKFCPPVAQFAERQGAQVAQNIARRIKGQATKPFSFKMQGQLCAIGGKSAVAEILGIRLSGGLAWFMWRGIYLMKLPSWPQKIKVGLEWGLDLLFGRTLAHLKADRTKRICRAHYGAGDYIFLQGDPATDFYVIDKGEVEILSTSGEGKAEEEVIAILGPGDFFGESSLLDRAMRTRSVRARSEVTCMVLGRNVFTQISSCLIPLKQAVAKAAQRRSNMWLHVPDVRLILEDQKISSMIEPLPMPSVPVTQSVENVIAMMHESNADACYIVDKDGMLAGIITRSNLLAALEKAPLADPNEDLPVSEIMILNPVCLAVDEGLATAVATMRDHDLKQLPIVNDKIKRVPIGRLRIEKIVSYVLRQMLERKRNQTASSTDNPITSQEDLERAIAKARSSPEYASRKTLEI; translated from the coding sequence ATGGGCATAACTAAATGGGATCCCTGGCAAATTACTTACGGGGGCAAAATGAGCGACAGAATAGTAATAGTCGGCGGTGGCTTTGCAGGCGTCAAATGTGCCCGCACACTGCGCAAACTCTTACCAGACAACTGCGACATAGTCTTGTTTAACCGCGAAAACCACATGGTCTTCCATCCACTTCTGGCAGAAGTGGTGAGTGCTACTGTCCAGCCCAAAGACGTAGGCGCCCCCCTCAGACAACTGCTCAAAGGAGTGCAGTGTCGGACCGAGGACGTGACCAATATAGTGCCCGATTCCAAGCAAATATTTTACGAAGCCCACGATGGCCAGGTCAGACCCATGGACTTTAGCCATCTGGTTCTCACCTGTGGCAATACAGTCAATCTATCGCTTGTGCCCGGTATGGATGAACATGCCTTCCCCCTGAAGACAATAGGCGACGCTCTAGCGCTGCAAGCGCATGTAATGGAGCAACTAGAAAAAGCCGAAGTCTGCGAAAATCCCGAAAAGAAAAAATGGTATTTGACTTTTATTGTCGTTGGCGGCGGCTTTAGCGGTGTTGAAGTAGCTGGCGAAATCAATGACCTGGTGCGCAAAAGCCGCAAATACTTCCACCATATAAAAGAGGAAGACATAAAAGTCGTCATAGTGCACAGCAAAGACGCGCTGCTGCCAGAAGTAGGCGAGTCACTGAGACAGTTTGCCAGAGTGGAAATGGAAAAAGCGGGCGTCACAGTGATGTTAAAAGCCACTGCAGCAATGGCCACAAACGAAGGCTTGAGACTGAATGACGGCACTCTTATCCGTGGTGGCACAGTTGTTTGTACAATTGGCACCACGACTACTCCACTGATTGGCAAAATAAACTTGCCCAAGCAATACGGCAGACTAATTACAGAGCCGGATATGAGCCTGCCTGGCTTGCCATCAATCTGGGCACTGGGAGATTGTGCCGCAGTTGTAAACGCCCAGGACGGCAAGTTTTGTCCACCGGTGGCACAGTTTGCTGAGCGTCAGGGAGCACAAGTAGCGCAAAACATTGCCCGTCGCATCAAAGGCCAAGCAACAAAGCCATTTAGTTTTAAAATGCAAGGACAGCTCTGCGCTATAGGCGGTAAGTCAGCTGTAGCCGAGATATTAGGCATAAGACTATCGGGCGGTCTGGCCTGGTTTATGTGGCGCGGTATCTATCTGATGAAGCTGCCCTCCTGGCCTCAAAAAATAAAAGTAGGACTGGAATGGGGTCTCGACTTACTCTTTGGTCGCACTCTAGCGCACCTCAAAGCTGACCGTACCAAGCGCATTTGCAGGGCTCACTACGGTGCCGGTGACTATATATTTTTGCAAGGCGACCCGGCCACTGACTTTTATGTAATCGACAAAGGCGAAGTAGAAATACTATCCACGTCTGGCGAAGGCAAAGCAGAAGAAGAAGTAATAGCAATACTTGGTCCCGGTGATTTTTTTGGCGAATCTTCACTGCTTGATAGAGCAATGCGCACAAGATCTGTCAGAGCGCGCTCAGAAGTGACTTGCATGGTACTGGGTCGCAACGTGTTTACTCAGATATCATCCTGTTTAATACCTCTTAAACAAGCGGTAGCCAAGGCAGCGCAGCGCCGCTCCAATATGTGGCTACATGTACCAGATGTCAGACTGATACTTGAGGATCAAAAAATTAGCTCAATGATTGAGCCACTACCAATGCCATCTGTACCAGTGACGCAATCAGTCGAAAACGTCATCGCCATGATGCACGAGAGCAATGCCGATGCTTGCTATATAGTCGATAAGGACGGCATGCTTGCTGGCATCATCACCAGATCCAATCTACTTGCAGCCCTCGAAAAAGCACCACTGGCAGATCCAAATGAAGACTTGCCAGTCAGTGAAATCATGATCTTAAATCCTGTTTGTCTGGCTGTTGATGAAGGTCTAGCTACAGCCGTGGCAACCATGCGCGATCACGACCTCAAACAATTACCGATAGTCAATGACAAAATCAAGCGTGTGCCAATCGGTCGACTGCGCATCGAAAAAATCGTCTCTTATGTGCTCAGACAGATGCTAGAGCGCAAACGCAATCAGACAGCCTCAAGCACAGACAATCCAATTACAAGCCAGGAAGATCTAGAAAGAGCAATTGCCAAAGCGCGCTCAAGTCCTGAGTATGCCAGTCGCAAAACGTTGGAAATTTAG